In Tripterygium wilfordii isolate XIE 37 chromosome 15, ASM1340144v1, whole genome shotgun sequence, one DNA window encodes the following:
- the LOC119979829 gene encoding uncharacterized protein LOC119979829: MAYPLKKCVNTSSYPQPGSDNKNLRGSALPITSSPTVIGLESEGESEEDQDDDELHDTSSEHSFSLEVLPSGSSRALRSVSIPDLPGQTSLDLLGILEDPQPYLPTLFWLSQRCLLRPQGLVLVLISLPLEYPVVLMALLLRLHHTLGRTALSPSSWNTGSMFKGFVNNPMSLHVGDSPFFIEKLCSTISNVDKEFFNKLPKGEDFGLQMLLGGSQMCLHYIVDLKHQLFEAKAELEKSKTMQTEFEKIVQENPFLKRSLLKPTKRLRRPEASFPKPKTNCPELR; encoded by the exons ATGgcgtatccattgaagaagtgTGTGAATACTTCAAGTTACCCCCAGCCCGGCAGCGACAACAAAAACTTAAGAGGAAGCGCTCTTCCTATCACTTCTTCTCCTACCGTGATTGGATTAGAGTCTGAGGGTGAGAGTGAGGAAGACCAGGATGATGATGAACTTCACGATACTTCCAGCGAACATTCCTTTTCTTTAG AAGTTCTTCCGAGCGGGTCTTCCAGAGCTCTGAGGAGCGTATCCATCCCTGATCTCCCTGGGCAAACATCTTTGGATCTCCTCGGCATATTGGAGGATCCTCAACCTTATTTGCCAACTCTTTTTTGGCTAAGTCAACGTTGTCTTCTCCGTCCCCAAGGACTCGTCTTAGTCCTAATCTCCCTTCCTTTGGAGTATCCAGTGGTGCTAATGGCTCTTCTTCTACGTTTGCACCATACTCTTGGCAGAACCGCCTTGAGTCCTTCATCTTGGAATACCGGCAGTATGTTTAAAGGTTTTGTGAATAATCCCATGTCTCTTCATGTCGGAGATTCACCTTTCTTCATTGAGAAGCTTTGTTCTACTATCTCCAATGTAGATAAAGAATTCTTTAATAAACTTCCCAAAGGTGAAGACTTTGGCTTGCAGATGCTTCTTGGG GGATCTCAAATGTGCCTTCACTATATAGTTGATTTGAAGCATCAACTCTTCGAAGCAAAGGCAGAGCTGGAGAAATCAAAGACTATGCAAACTGAGTTTGAGAAGATCGTACAAGAAAATCCATTCTTGAAGAGAAGCTTACTGAAGCCAACGAAGAGATTGAGAAGACCCGAAGCGAGTTTTCCAAAGCCAAAAACCAATTGTCCAGAGCTGAGATAG
- the LOC119979830 gene encoding uncharacterized protein LOC119979830 — protein MEALLDKHKNKEISKPLIPTGSFNLSFPLDLRSILREGLPVGHHFPSWRFSSEQQLRILIDLPRLNLLRNISTNSFWVDFWGDKLESIEQAVKKAKLFIDKAHLLVPVYRNCYIPSTPNVAGNPVFYIDDREVHVISYEVNSGLRWLSTIVEWWRMGRRTGGGFVEDFVGE, from the exons ATGGAAGCACTACTAGATAAGCACAAGAATAAG GAAATTTCAAAACCTCTTATCCCAACTGGTTCTTTTAACCTCTCTTTCCCTCTTGACCTCCGTTCCATTCTCCGCGAAGGCCTCCCAGTCGGCCATCACTTCCCTAGTTGGCGCTTCTCTTCCGAACAACAACTTCGCATCCTCATCGACCTTCCGCGATTAAACCTTCTCAGGAACATTTCGACAAACAGCTTCTGGGTGGACTTTTGGGGGGACAAACTCGAAAGCATTGAACAAGCTGTGAAGAAAGCCAAGCTTTTTATTGATAAAGCGCATCTTCTTGTTCCTGTATATAGAAATTGTTACATTCCTTCTACACCGAACGTTGCCGGGAATCCGGTGTTTTATATCGATGACCGGGAAGTGCATGTTATAAGCTATGAGGTGAATTCTGGACTGAGGTGGCTGAGCACAATTGTAGAGTGGTGGCGCATGGGGAGACGCACGGGTGGTGGCTTCGTCGAAGACTTCGTCGGGGAGTGA